From Apium graveolens cultivar Ventura chromosome 9, ASM990537v1, whole genome shotgun sequence, the proteins below share one genomic window:
- the LOC141685244 gene encoding uncharacterized protein LOC141685244, translating to MTEFRDQVRTYGVSERRAVQFITNDARRCQVSCEAKCPFYIWCSRDKDGHACTIKTLVDTHLCTKPYNNKMANVQYLVEVFGERIRKNSQWSCKKMEETIKNELEIEVPRIKILRLRKVALEGVAESLKQHYSRVRDFGHEVLLITGGQLLAAVGRDGNNQMFPICYAVVESENTDSWRWFIDLMSDNLELNEGRGLNIISDQQKGLENAVKKLLPRGEHRFCTRFPSSLLKRIFWNIAWATHKVAYTRSMKELEKHSKAAYAHLSKLDPKQWCKPFFSTHSLVDNTDNNMSKSFNSWIINERFMPLLTMLQEIHYKLMTRMRQKRDDMMKSDLHICPKIKKYLDILITDSRKWSAAWDGHKKFQVKLGTRSVTVDLDARSCDCRMFDLTGIPCHHAITSIHSRRHQPVDYVSEYYKREKYLTTYQYSLEAMKGEEYWDFHATEELLPPDIPKKLRGRPKKLRRREAWEGGSRS from the exons ATGACAGAGTTTAGGGACCAAGTGAGAACATATGGAGTTAGTGAAAGAAGAGCTGTGCAGTTTATAACTAATGATGCACGTAGGTGTCAAGTAAGTTGTGAGGCTAAGTGCCCCTTCTACATATGGTGTAGCAGGGACAAGGATGGTCATGCTTGCACAATTAAAACACTGGTGGACACACACTTGTGCACTAAGCCATACAATAACAAAATGGCAAATGTTCAGTACTTAGTGGAGGTATTTGGGGAAAGAATTAGGAAAAATTCACAATGGAGTTGTAAGAAGATGGAAGAAACTATCAAGAATGAATTGGAGATTGAGGTCCCTAGAATTAAGATTCTCAGGTTAAGGAAAGTTGCACTTGAAGGAGTTGCAGAGAGTCTTAAGCAGCATTACTCTAGGGTTAGGGACTTTGGCCATGAGGTTTTGCTAA TCACTGGTGGGCAGCTACTAGCAGCTGTGGGGAGAGATGGGAACAATCAAATGTTCCCAATATGTTATGCTGTTGTAGAATCAGAAAATACAGATTCATGGAGATGGTTCATTGATTTGATGAGTGATAACTTAGAGTTGAATGAGGGCAGGGGCTTGAATATTATCAGTGACCAGCAAAAAGGGCTTGAAAATGCTGTGAAGAAGCTTCTACCTAGGGGAGAACACAGATTTTGCACAAG GTTCCCTAGCTCTTTGTTGAAGAGGATTTTTTGGAATATTGCTTGGGCTACACACAAGGTGGCATATACCAGATCAATGAAAGAATTGGAGAAGCACTCAAAGGCTGCTTATGCACATTTATCTAAACTGGATCCCAAACAGTGGTGTAAGCCATTTTTTTCCACTCATTCCTTGGTTGATAACACAGATAACAATATGTCAAAGAGTTTTAATTCATGGATAATCAATGAAAG GTTTATGCCATTGTTAACTATGTTACAAGAAATACACTACAAGTTGATGACAAGAATGAGGCAAAAAAGGGATGACATGATGAAATCTGACCTTCATATTTgtcctaaaattaaaaaatatttggaCATCTTGATCACCGACTCAAGGAAGTGGTCTGCTGCATGGGATGGACATAAAAAGTTTCAAGTTAAGTTAGGCACAAGATCAGTGACAGTGGACCTGGATGCAAGAAGCTGTGATTGTAGGATGTTTGACTTAACTGGCATTCCTTGCCATCATGCCATTACATCAATTCATTCAAGGAGGCACCAACCTGTTGACTATGTTTCAGAGTACTATAAGAGGGAAAAATACTTGACAACATATCAGTACTCACTTGAAGCTATGAAGGGGGAGGAATACTGGGACTTTCATGCTACTGAGGAGTTGTTGCCTCCAGACATACCTAAAAAGCTTAGAGGAAGGCCTAAGAAGTTGAGAAGGAGAGAGGCATGGGAAGGAGGGTCAAGGAGTTAA
- the LOC141685245 gene encoding uncharacterized protein LOC141685245 — translation MQNTLDLSSSVYFEELGAPNTHRAEVLCIGSTDNWMNPYIAYLKDGTLPEDQSKARYLKHEDAHFFLEDNQLYRRTFSAPTLKCVNPEEADYYLREVHEGICGDRLAAKSLSYKVIRQGYYWPTIHTDAVAYVKKCSKCQKFNNVPKQSPSLLEAKAMRTINQHDYIKFMDSIVMRFGISMVMISDNGPQFVGSDFKAYLKELEIKHKRPSVAHPQGNGQVEVTKGPYSGVWRKYWRSPRRTG, via the exons ATGCAGAACACTTTAGACCTGAGCAGTTCGGTCTATTTCGAAGAGCTCGGAGCACCCAACACCCACCGTGCCGAAGTCTTATGCATCGGCAGCACAGATAACTGGATGAATCCCTATATAGCCTACTTGAAAGATGGGACCCTGCCCGAAGATCAGAGTAAGGCACGCTACCTCAAACATGAAGATGCTCATTTCTTCCTTGAAGATAATCAACTATATAGGCGAACCTTCTCTGCGCCGACTCTCAAATGTGTTAATCCGGAGGAGGCAGATTATTATCTCCGAGAGGTTCATGAAGGAATTTGCGGAGATCGCTTAGCTGCCAAATCCCTGTCCTACAAAGTCATTAGGCAAGGATACTATTGGCCAACTATTCACACAGATGCGGTGGCATACGTAAAGAAGTGCAGCAAATGCCAAAAGTTCAACAATGTGCCAAAACAAAGTCCAAGCCTTCTAG AGGCTAAGGCCATGAGAACCATCAACCAGCATGACTACATCAAATTCATGGATTCAATCGTGATGAGATTCGGGATATCGATGGTTATGATCTCGGATAACGGGCCACAGTTTGTTGGATCAGACTTCAAAGCATACCTAAAAGAGCTCGAAATCAAGCATAAAAGACCATCCGTGGCCCATCCCCAGGGAAATGGACAAGTAGAGGTCACCAAAGGACCATACTCCGGGGTCTGGAGAAAATATTGGAGGAGTCCAAGAAGAACTGGCTAG